In Synechocystis sp. PCC 6714, the following are encoded in one genomic region:
- a CDS encoding NAD-dependent epimerase/dehydratase family protein — translation MKILVTGGTGFLGTTLCNQLEAQGHELTKINSRNCDLTQAGSLHQFAKGSFDQIYHLAAWTQAGDFCLSHPGEQWLINQKLNTNVLDWWHGQQPQAKLIFMGTSCAYDPHLPLEEEYYLTGLPIDSLFTYAMTKRMLYAGALALHKQYGLKYLCLVPSTLYGPGYHTDGRQMHFIFDLIRKIIRGKLYGETVTLWGDGYQQRELVFVEDFAHIALELAATVDNNLVNIGAGEEFTIRRFAELICQEVGYDFHLIEFDTSRYVGAKSKCLGVKKLQSLMPGLQLTSLDQGLAKTIKWFWSEQEKLVPASVS, via the coding sequence ATGAAAATTTTGGTCACCGGTGGTACGGGATTTTTGGGCACAACCCTTTGCAATCAACTCGAGGCCCAGGGCCACGAACTAACCAAAATCAATTCCCGCAACTGTGACCTGACCCAAGCCGGTTCTCTGCATCAATTTGCTAAAGGCAGTTTCGACCAAATTTATCACCTGGCTGCCTGGACCCAAGCGGGGGATTTTTGTCTATCCCATCCGGGGGAACAGTGGCTGATCAACCAAAAGCTAAATACTAATGTGCTTGATTGGTGGCACGGTCAACAACCCCAAGCAAAGTTAATTTTTATGGGTACCAGTTGCGCCTATGATCCCCATTTACCCCTAGAAGAAGAATACTATCTTACTGGTTTACCCATTGATAGTTTGTTCACCTACGCCATGACTAAAAGAATGCTCTATGCGGGGGCGTTGGCATTGCACAAACAGTATGGGCTGAAATATCTCTGTCTAGTTCCTTCCACCCTCTATGGCCCCGGCTACCACACGGACGGACGGCAGATGCATTTCATTTTTGACCTGATCCGCAAGATTATTCGGGGCAAACTTTACGGCGAAACGGTCACCCTCTGGGGAGATGGTTATCAACAACGGGAATTAGTTTTTGTGGAGGATTTTGCCCACATTGCCTTGGAATTAGCTGCCACAGTGGATAACAATTTGGTCAATATTGGAGCGGGGGAAGAATTTACCATTCGTCGCTTTGCGGAATTAATTTGCCAGGAAGTGGGCTACGATTTCCACCTGATTGAATTTGATACCAGCCGTTACGTAGGGGCTAAGTCTAAATGTTTGGGAGTGAAAAAACTCCAGAGCCTAATGCCGGGTTTACAATTAACCAGTTTGGATCAGGGCTTAGCCAAAACCATTAAATGGTTCTGGAGTGAACAGGAAAAGTTGGTGCCAGCTTCTGTATCCTGA